One genomic window of Campylobacter sp. MIT 99-7217 includes the following:
- the gltX gene encoding glutamate--tRNA ligase, with translation MQKKIITRFAPSPTGYLHIGGLRTALYNYLYARKNGGQFLLRIEDTDLKRNSEEATQAILQAFKWCDLDYDGSVEYQSRRFEIYKKYIQKLLDEGKAYYCYMSKDELDALRSEQEARKQRPKYDGRYRDFKGTPPAGIEPVVRIKAPQNGEITFQDGVKGEVKFKVEDILDDFIIARSDGSPTYNFTVVVDDALMGVSDVIRGDDHLSNTPKQIVLYEALGFEVPKFFHLAMIHGEDGKKLSKRHGATDVMEYKAMGILPEALLNFLVRLGWSHGDDEIFSLEELKKIFDPHHISKSASAYSFKKLEWLNAHYIKTLAFERLNLELKGLGFDLSAVSRGEFLLDLLRERAKNLLEIIASAKSIINEPNSYDENAVQKFINEKSLKLLAFFETELNQQRKAKEFEDFTNEFLQKHEVKLKDLAQPLRIALTGSAVSPSIFEVLEFLGVGECKKRIQKILKIKG, from the coding sequence ATGCAAAAAAAGATCATTACCCGCTTTGCACCCTCTCCTACGGGATATTTACACATAGGAGGGCTTAGAACGGCTTTATATAATTATTTATATGCAAGAAAAAATGGTGGGCAGTTTTTGCTTCGCATTGAGGATACGGATTTAAAACGCAACAGCGAGGAAGCTACGCAGGCTATTTTACAAGCTTTTAAATGGTGCGATCTTGACTATGATGGAAGCGTCGAGTATCAATCACGCCGTTTTGAAATTTATAAAAAATACATTCAAAAGCTTTTAGATGAGGGCAAGGCGTATTATTGCTACATGAGCAAGGACGAGCTTGATGCTTTAAGAAGCGAGCAAGAAGCAAGGAAGCAAAGACCAAAATATGATGGGCGTTACAGGGATTTTAAAGGCACGCCTCCAGCTGGCATAGAGCCTGTTGTTCGTATAAAAGCTCCTCAAAATGGAGAAATCACCTTTCAAGATGGGGTCAAAGGCGAGGTTAAATTTAAGGTTGAGGATATACTTGATGATTTTATCATAGCAAGAAGTGATGGAAGCCCTACTTATAATTTTACCGTCGTGGTTGATGACGCTCTTATGGGCGTTAGCGATGTGATAAGAGGCGATGATCATCTTTCAAATACCCCTAAGCAAATCGTGCTTTATGAAGCTCTTGGCTTTGAAGTACCGAAATTTTTTCACCTTGCTATGATACACGGCGAAGATGGCAAAAAGCTTTCTAAAAGGCACGGCGCAACCGATGTTATGGAGTATAAGGCTATGGGGATCTTGCCTGAAGCACTTTTAAATTTCTTAGTTAGGCTTGGCTGGAGTCATGGCGATGATGAAATTTTTAGCCTTGAAGAGCTTAAAAAGATCTTTGATCCTCATCATATCAGCAAATCAGCCTCAGCTTACAGCTTTAAAAAGCTTGAATGGCTCAATGCTCACTACATAAAAACCTTAGCTTTTGAAAGGTTAAATTTAGAGTTAAAAGGACTTGGTTTTGATTTATCGGCTGTAAGTAGGGGCGAGTTTTTGCTTGATTTGTTAAGAGAGCGTGCCAAAAACTTACTTGAAATCATCGCTTCAGCAAAAAGTATCATTAACGAGCCTAACTCTTATGATGAAAATGCCGTGCAAAAATTCATTAACGAAAAAAGCTTAAAATTGCTTGCTTTTTTTGAAACTGAGCTAAATCAGCAAAGAAAAGCTAAGGAATTTGAGGATTTTACAAATGAATTCCTACAAAAGCATGAAGTGAAGTTAAAAGACTTAGCCCAGCCTTTAAGGATAGCTTTAACAGGAAGTGCGGTAAGTCCTAGTATTTTTGAAGTACTTG
- the thiF gene encoding thiamine biosynthesis protein ThiF — MKIFFNAKECQTDLKQSEDFFKTHSKDENDVWIINGFATKENQALKENDELFCIPKGKMPPQEALEAMMSARHTPKVFQRLKQACVGVCGLGGLGSHIAIMLARSGVGKLILIDFDIVEPSNLNRQAYRVQDLGRLKTEALQEQLKELNPFIQIQIHSLKIDEYNIKDLFKEAHIVCEAFDNALAKAMLAQNFHKFFPDQILICASGLAGYGNSNAIKTQKIAQNFYICGDLVSAAKPGNGLMAPRVNICAAHQANLVLELLCENL, encoded by the coding sequence ATGAAGATCTTTTTTAATGCTAAAGAATGCCAAACTGATTTAAAACAAAGTGAGGATTTTTTCAAAACTCATTCTAAAGATGAAAATGATGTTTGGATTATCAATGGCTTTGCTACAAAGGAAAATCAAGCTTTAAAAGAAAATGACGAACTTTTTTGTATCCCAAAGGGCAAAATGCCACCGCAAGAAGCTTTAGAAGCTATGATGAGTGCAAGGCACACCCCGAAAGTCTTTCAAAGACTGAAGCAAGCTTGCGTTGGAGTATGTGGGCTTGGTGGGCTTGGCTCTCATATAGCCATCATGCTTGCAAGAAGTGGGGTTGGAAAGCTCATCTTGATAGACTTTGATATAGTTGAGCCAAGCAATCTCAACCGCCAAGCTTACAGGGTGCAAGATTTAGGTAGGCTCAAAACAGAAGCTTTGCAAGAACAACTCAAAGAACTTAATCCTTTTATCCAGATACAAATTCATAGCCTTAAAATAGATGAATACAATATCAAAGATTTATTCAAAGAAGCACACATCGTTTGTGAAGCCTTTGATAATGCCTTAGCTAAGGCTATGCTTGCCCAAAATTTCCATAAATTTTTTCCTGATCAAATTCTCATTTGTGCTTCAGGGCTTGCTGGATATGGAAATTCAAATGCTATCAAAACGCAAAAAATTGCCCAAAATTTTTATATTTGTGGGGATTTAGTATCAGCTGCAAAACCAGGAAATGGTCTTATGGCTCCTCGCGTAAATATCTGTGCTGCACACCAAGCAAATCTTGTCTTAGAGCTCTTATGCGAAAATTTATAG
- the thiS gene encoding sulfur carrier protein ThiS: MVINGQKFELKELKFKDFLNEKGYKIDFIALELNGKIVPKNEFENLVFKENDKAEIVSFVGGG, translated from the coding sequence ATGGTTATTAATGGGCAGAAATTTGAACTTAAAGAGCTTAAATTTAAAGATTTTTTAAATGAAAAGGGTTATAAAATAGACTTTATTGCCCTAGAACTTAATGGTAAAATCGTGCCTAAAAATGAATTTGAAAACCTAGTTTTTAAAGAAAATGATAAGGCTGAGATCGTATCCTTTGTGGGTGGTGGCTGA
- a CDS encoding acetyl-CoA carboxylase biotin carboxylase subunit, whose translation MEIKKVLIANRGEIALRALRTIKEMGKKAICVYSTADKEALYLKYADASICIGSARSSESYLNIPSIISAAEIAEADAIFPGYGFLSENQNFVEICAKHKIKFIGPSVAAMALMSDKSKAKQVMQRAGVPVIPGSDGALKGVEAAKKLAEEIGYPVILKAAAGGGGRGMRVVNKESELEKSYWSAESEAMTAFGDGTMYMEKYIQNPRHIEVQVIGDSFGNVIHIGERDCSMQRRHQKLIEESPAILLNDKVRKKLHDTAIRAAKAIDYEGAGTFEFLVDKNLDFYFIEMNTRLQVEHCVSEMVSGIDIIEQMIKVAEGYALPSQESIKLKGHSIECRITAEDPKSFAPSPGKITQYVAPAGRNVRMESHCYQDYSVPPYYDSMIGKLVVWGEDRNTAIAKMKVALNELIVRGIKTTKRFHLKMMDNPDFINNTFDTNYLAKH comes from the coding sequence ATGGAGATTAAAAAAGTCTTAATCGCAAATCGTGGTGAAATAGCTCTAAGAGCATTAAGAACCATTAAGGAAATGGGAAAGAAAGCAATTTGCGTTTACTCAACAGCTGACAAAGAAGCCTTATATCTTAAATATGCGGACGCAAGTATTTGTATAGGCAGTGCGAGAAGTTCAGAAAGTTATCTTAATATCCCCTCTATCATTTCAGCAGCTGAAATAGCAGAAGCTGATGCGATTTTTCCGGGTTATGGTTTTTTAAGTGAAAATCAGAACTTTGTTGAAATTTGTGCCAAACATAAAATCAAATTTATAGGTCCCTCAGTTGCAGCCATGGCTTTAATGTCTGATAAAAGCAAGGCAAAGCAGGTTATGCAAAGAGCTGGAGTGCCGGTAATCCCCGGAAGCGATGGAGCTTTAAAAGGTGTAGAAGCAGCCAAAAAACTTGCCGAAGAAATAGGCTATCCTGTCATACTCAAGGCTGCCGCTGGTGGTGGAGGACGCGGTATGCGTGTTGTCAATAAAGAAAGTGAGCTTGAAAAATCATATTGGTCAGCTGAAAGCGAGGCAATGACAGCTTTTGGAGATGGGACAATGTATATGGAAAAATATATACAAAATCCACGCCACATAGAAGTTCAAGTTATTGGAGATAGTTTTGGCAATGTCATTCATATTGGTGAGCGTGATTGTTCTATGCAAAGAAGACATCAAAAACTTATAGAAGAATCTCCTGCTATCTTGCTTAATGATAAGGTTCGTAAAAAACTCCATGATACAGCCATAAGAGCTGCTAAGGCTATAGATTATGAAGGAGCTGGAACTTTTGAGTTTTTAGTGGATAAAAATTTAGATTTTTATTTCATAGAAATGAATACGCGTTTGCAGGTTGAACACTGCGTGAGTGAAATGGTAAGTGGCATTGACATTATAGAACAAATGATCAAAGTGGCTGAGGGCTATGCCCTGCCCTCTCAAGAAAGCATAAAGCTTAAGGGTCATTCTATAGAATGCAGGATTACAGCAGAAGATCCAAAGTCCTTTGCCCCAAGTCCGGGCAAGATAACCCAGTATGTAGCTCCTGCTGGACGCAATGTAAGAATGGAAAGTCATTGTTATCAGGATTACTCTGTGCCTCCGTATTATGATTCTATGATAGGAAAACTTGTTGTTTGGGGCGAGGATAGAAACACAGCCATTGCAAAAATGAAAGTGGCTTTAAATGAGCTTATCGTTCGTGGGATTAAAACCACAAAGAGATTTCATCTTAAAATGATGGATAATCCTGATTTCATCAACAACACCTTTGATACAAATTATTTAGCAAAGCACTGA
- the accB gene encoding acetyl-CoA carboxylase biotin carboxyl carrier protein translates to MTKEEIKDLVALFNEANISKIKIKEKDGFEIELERDMCCDTPAPVNAPAPQPINVNVVNEAKPTSNHSHPTLNSPMVGTYYQAPSPGATPFVKAGSKVKKGDTMGIIEAMKIMNEIQAEYDCRVIEVLVADGQPVEFDMPLYVVEKI, encoded by the coding sequence ATGACAAAAGAAGAGATTAAAGACCTAGTGGCTTTGTTTAATGAAGCCAATATTAGTAAAATCAAAATAAAAGAAAAGGATGGTTTTGAGATCGAACTTGAAAGGGATATGTGCTGTGATACTCCAGCACCAGTAAATGCTCCAGCACCTCAACCCATAAATGTAAATGTCGTAAACGAAGCCAAACCTACGAGCAATCATTCGCACCCAACTCTTAATAGTCCAATGGTAGGTACTTATTACCAAGCACCAAGTCCGGGTGCTACACCCTTTGTAAAAGCTGGCTCAAAGGTTAAAAAGGGCGATACTATGGGAATCATAGAAGCGATGAAAATCATGAATGAAATTCAAGCTGAGTATGATTGTAGAGTTATTGAGGTTTTGGTTGCTGATGGACAACCTGTTGAGTTTGACATGCCTTTATATGTGGTGGAGAAAATTTAA
- the dcd gene encoding dCTP deaminase, which yields MGLKADNWIRMMAQKHKMIEPFCEANIGKGVVSYGLSSYGYDIRVGKEFKIFTNVNSTVVDPKNFLEANVVDFVGEVCIVPANSFALASTVEYFRMPDDVLAICLGKSTYARCGIIVNVTPFEPGFEGHITIEISNTTPLPAKIYANEGIAQVLFLQGDEKCDVSYADKKGKYQAQRGITLPRILKA from the coding sequence ATGGGACTTAAGGCTGATAATTGGATAAGAATGATGGCTCAAAAGCACAAGATGATAGAACCCTTTTGTGAGGCAAATATAGGCAAGGGCGTTGTGAGTTATGGTCTTTCAAGCTATGGTTATGATATAAGGGTTGGAAAGGAATTTAAGATCTTTACTAATGTAAATTCCACCGTGGTTGATCCTAAGAATTTCCTTGAGGCAAATGTGGTCGATTTTGTAGGCGAGGTGTGCATAGTACCTGCAAATTCCTTTGCCTTGGCTAGCACGGTGGAGTATTTTAGAATGCCTGATGATGTTTTAGCTATTTGCCTTGGTAAAAGCACTTATGCAAGATGTGGGATAATAGTCAATGTAACCCCTTTTGAGCCGGGTTTTGAAGGGCATATCACCATAGAAATTTCAAACACAACGCCTTTACCTGCTAAAATTTACGCTAATGAGGGTATAGCTCAGGTTTTGTTTTTACAAGGCGATGAAAAATGTGATGTAAGCTATGCTGATAAGAAAGGCAAGTATCAAGCCCAAAGAGGTATAACCTTGCCAAGGATTTTAAAGGCTTAA